In one window of Mytilus trossulus isolate FHL-02 chromosome 7, PNRI_Mtr1.1.1.hap1, whole genome shotgun sequence DNA:
- the LOC134726670 gene encoding uncharacterized protein LOC134726670 — MPISFYRPTITISTSAEEEGILFPIVGEAFTLSDLRTAFPKATSLRYKDETVQLFQHVLCRESTFIKPDGGWFKENRQYIVVQDTIAESANAKFETFEQYRKQLASSSSGFSNSRRRTVETSSVNITVGHGHFEKRTFKKYWGSSPVGGTVSVGPFTSDTDTRLDIKIKAVEKFCDVNRAFKEKFKHRKFVLLYKDGSEVERELPNGEKFSLKTYRDFLNPQMRFDRMRFYLCERDNFLLNTTSIEIDSDSDFELMDPKLDDTVPLVINITFLVATEEVIASFPNNTSVIGLKTFLKDHSNLLNIQLIYNDRIINDDEKLQDLSVENNDNEITITVRIIESTTEISKPIASHFHDESTPDAILRVALKELEGVQEPTTILKTYSRHFLMGRQLDITDESQESLGKTSEVFVGRSSLFKDALSEMIQLDNIRYPIKVGFYNEEVEDLGGPRRELFANLMREIQQMMINEDTKEIVKKSNYIAEKYYYAAGLAIGLSVLEGGECPKYLNIMLAEKEAEEYQQFRRGLSKTGILQLLKEKPTLGYLFQQNSGRLTVGKLIHILKPEFAEAGTNKRTAEERLYSSFVKYIRKSAAGQRGQVTLEKILQFSTGSPEEPVLGFSIAPRVNFAAINGDFPTASTCINQLTLPVTLKNEDELFEKFDMAFMNNYFGLR, encoded by the exons gGACTGCTTTTCCTAAAGCAACGTCTTTACGATATAAAGACGAAACAGTACAACTGTTTCAACATGTCTTATGTAGAGAGAGCACATTCATCAAACCAGATGGAGGATGGTTCAAAGAAAACAGACAGTACATTGTTGTACAAGACACAATTGCTGAGTCAG cTAATGCAAAGTTTGAAACCTTTGAACAATACAGAAAACAACTTGCTTCATCCTCTTCTGGTTTCTCAAACTCTAGACGTCGAACAGTAGAGACATCGTCTGTAAAT ATAACTGTTGGACATGGTCACTTTGAAAAAAgaactttcaaaaaatattggGGAAGCAGTCCTGTAGGAGGTACCGTATCAGTTGGTCCATTCACGAGTGATACAGACACTAGattagatataaaaattaaagctGTCGAGAAATTTTGTGACGTTAACAGagcatttaaagaaaaattcaaacacaGAAAGTTTGTGCTGCTCTATAAAGATGGATCAGAGGTTGAAAGAGAACTTCCAAACGGTGAAAAGTTCTCCCTAAAAACTTACAGAGACTTTCTCAACCCTCAGATGAGGTTTGATAGAATGAGGTTTTATCTCTGTGAAAGAG ATAACTTTTTGCTGAATACAACTTCAATAGAGATAGACAGCGACTCTGATTTCGAGTTGATGGACCCTAAGCTGGACGATACAGTCCCACTTGTTatcaatataacatttttaGTCGCAACTGAGGAAGTGATTGCCTCGTTTCCCAATAACACTTCAGTTATT GGTTTGAAGACCTTTCTAAAAGACCACAGTAATTTACTGAACATACAGCTGATATACAATGATAGAATTATAAATGATGATGAAAAGTTGCAAGATCTATCAGTGGAAAACAATGACAATGAGATCACAATAACTGTCAGAATTATTGAAAG TACAACTGAGATATCAAAACCAATTGCTTCTCATTTCCATGATGAATCCACTCCTGATGCCATTTTGAGAGTAGCCCTGAAAGAATT GGAAGGTGTTCAAGAACCTACAACTATATTAAAAACCTACAGCCGACATTTCCTTATGGGTCGTCAACTTGATATAACTGATGAATCACAAGAGAGTTTAGGTAAAACTTCGGAGGTGTTTGTTGGTCGATCGTCTCTCTTCAAAGATGCGTTGTCAGAGATGATCCAGTTAGACAACATAAGATATCCAATTAAAGTGGGATTCTATAACGAAGAGGTTGAAGATTTAGGGGGACCGAGAAGGGAACTATTTGCAAATTTAATGAGAGAAATACAACAGATGATGATCAACGAAGACACTAaagaaatagtaaaaaaatcaaattacataGCAGAAAAATACTACTATGCTGCTGGATTAGCTAttg GTCTCAGCGTTTTAGAGGGTGGAGAGTGTCCCAAATACCTGAATATAATGCTTGCGGAAAAGGAGGCTGAGGAATACCAGCAGTTCCGAAGGGGTCTCTCTAAAACTGGCATTTTACAG CTTTTGAAGGAGAAACCAACACTCGGGTATCTGTTTCAACAGAATTCGGGGAGACTAACAGTTGGGAAATTAATACACATTTTGAAACCAGAATTTGCTGAAGCAGGGACAAACAAAAGAACAGCCGAAGAACGACTGTACAgttcatttgttaaatacattAGAAAATCAGCAG cagGACAACGTGGTCAAGTTACCCTAGAAAAGATTCTTCAGTTTTCTACTGGATCTCCAGAGGAACCGGTCTTAGGATTTTCTATTGCACCTAGGGTTAATTTTGCAGCAATCAATGGAGATTTTCCTACCGCCTCCACATGTATTAACCAGTTAACACTACCAGTAACACTTAAGAATGAAGATGAACTTTTTGAGAAGTTTGATATGGCATTTATGAACAATTATTTTGGACTAAGATAG